A genomic region of Candidatus Methylacidithermus pantelleriae contains the following coding sequences:
- a CDS encoding helix-turn-helix transcriptional regulator, giving the protein MKKLLRPDEAAHLLGVSRWTIYRWVDEGRLRAAKVGPRSLRVLSESVEELIERNATGRRATASGIVKLQGQAC; this is encoded by the coding sequence ATGAAGAAGCTTTTGAGACCGGATGAGGCGGCTCATCTTTTAGGTGTCAGCCGGTGGACGATTTATCGCTGGGTCGACGAAGGACGACTGCGTGCCGCAAAGGTGGGGCCAAGGTCGTTACGAGTTCTCAGCGAGTCGGTCGAGGAGCTTATTGAGCGGAATGCGACCGGACGCCGAGCTACTGCGTCAGGGATAGTGAAACTGCAGGGCCAAGCTTGCTAG
- a CDS encoding transporter family protein, producing MKGLSLIVSRALLPLWILYFSPRIFAINPPSPETAIVAADEADPSSKEVQEPESKQTAEEKKARDLRKPFLLLPWENADYDLNSPDIWSDARPDSHAPFGVMGDHVHRHGEVMLGYHFMYTLMGQYFHGEEQVPLNPTLINNILKAITGNPQTHGHVFSDHMNMDMHMFELMYAPTDNLTLMAMVPYMDMDHFMLHSHEGMLMTHTHHAEGVGDVSFTAIWKMLDWDRQRVQLNLGFSVPTGSITETFPEPIHEHEVPLRMFLMQLGSGTVDFLPGLTYLGQRGNLSWGMQHLGVIHTGTNDEGYTFGDRYLGTGWVAYQVVPNWVSASVRVQGLAWDRVEGQDRLNALFFNVHPTFKDPDFQPEFQGGERVDVSVGLNLLIPEGILKENRFAAEAGLPIYQRLNGVQLGTNWWVTGGWQIKF from the coding sequence ATGAAAGGTCTATCCCTTATCGTCTCTAGGGCTCTTCTCCCCCTATGGATACTTTATTTTTCTCCAAGGATCTTCGCCATAAACCCGCCTTCCCCAGAGACTGCGATCGTTGCAGCCGACGAGGCTGATCCTTCATCGAAGGAAGTGCAAGAACCCGAGTCGAAGCAAACAGCGGAAGAAAAAAAGGCAAGAGACCTACGAAAACCTTTCCTCCTTCTCCCGTGGGAGAACGCCGACTATGATCTTAATTCCCCGGACATTTGGTCAGACGCACGCCCCGATAGTCACGCACCTTTTGGGGTCATGGGGGATCACGTGCACCGGCACGGAGAGGTGATGTTAGGTTATCACTTCATGTACACGTTGATGGGCCAGTATTTCCATGGTGAGGAACAAGTGCCTCTTAATCCTACTCTTATCAATAACATCTTAAAAGCAATCACCGGTAATCCCCAAACCCATGGGCATGTTTTTTCCGACCACATGAATATGGACATGCACATGTTTGAGCTTATGTACGCTCCTACGGATAATCTCACCCTCATGGCTATGGTTCCTTATATGGACATGGATCATTTCATGCTTCACAGCCACGAGGGGATGCTCATGACTCATACCCACCACGCCGAGGGAGTGGGGGACGTATCCTTTACGGCCATTTGGAAGATGCTGGATTGGGATCGGCAGCGAGTCCAATTGAATTTGGGTTTCAGCGTACCGACCGGTTCTATCACGGAAACCTTTCCAGAGCCAATCCACGAACATGAGGTTCCCTTGCGAATGTTTCTGATGCAGCTAGGGTCTGGGACTGTCGATTTTCTTCCGGGACTAACCTATCTTGGCCAGCGAGGGAATCTTTCGTGGGGGATGCAGCATCTAGGGGTGATTCACACCGGGACCAACGATGAAGGGTATACGTTTGGGGACCGCTACTTGGGCACTGGATGGGTTGCCTATCAGGTGGTCCCCAACTGGGTAAGCGCTTCCGTGCGCGTACAGGGGCTCGCGTGGGACCGTGTGGAAGGGCAGGACCGGCTCAATGCCCTCTTTTTTAACGTGCACCCTACTTTCAAAGATCCAGACTTTCAGCCCGAATTCCAAGGGGGCGAACGGGTTGATGTATCGGTGGGACTCAACCTCTTGATCCCTGAGGGAATTCTTAAGGAAAACCGGTTCGCCGCGGAAGCCGGTCTTCCTATTTATCAAAGACTCAATGGAGTCCAGCTGGGAACCAATTGGTGGGTAACAGGTGGCTGGCAAATTAAGTTCTAA
- a CDS encoding acyloxyacyl hydrolase encodes MRARSFLLAIGMALAVGWAANQGLAGVLSSKELLEATAPTDFFQEGSMEAEIHSGVLFELFDHPAFNEAPAIFRFGWMLSTPQGDAFYRGNWEVLLDLYGSGIFHGPGNVVIGPEALIRYNFVQPGWWVVPYLQIGAGIVYTDAWEDHTQRLIGGPVEFTPQASGGLRFMVDPQWSIQLECMYHHISNAGLYSRNVGVNQVGALLGVSYLFR; translated from the coding sequence ATGCGCGCGAGGAGTTTTTTGCTAGCAATCGGGATGGCTTTGGCCGTTGGATGGGCAGCAAACCAGGGCTTAGCAGGCGTTTTAAGTTCGAAAGAGCTTTTAGAGGCAACCGCTCCAACCGACTTTTTCCAAGAAGGTTCCATGGAAGCTGAGATCCACTCGGGGGTTCTTTTTGAGCTTTTCGACCACCCTGCTTTTAACGAAGCGCCGGCTATTTTCCGGTTTGGATGGATGCTCTCGACCCCACAGGGAGACGCTTTTTACAGGGGAAACTGGGAGGTGCTTCTTGACCTATATGGAAGTGGTATTTTTCATGGACCAGGAAACGTGGTCATTGGGCCCGAAGCTCTCATCCGATACAATTTCGTTCAGCCTGGCTGGTGGGTTGTGCCGTATCTGCAGATTGGAGCGGGGATCGTTTACACGGATGCCTGGGAAGACCACACCCAGCGCCTAATCGGTGGTCCGGTAGAATTTACCCCTCAAGCCAGTGGAGGGCTCCGGTTTATGGTTGACCCACAATGGTCGATTCAGTTGGAGTGCATGTACCATCATATCTCTAACGCCGGTTTGTATTCCCGAAACGTTGGCGTAAACCAAGTCGGTGCGCTTCTGGGCGTGTCGTACCTCTTCCGATAG
- a CDS encoding tRNA (cytidine(34)-2'-O)-methyltransferase: MFSIVLYRPQIPPNTGNIARLCAATGTHLHLVGPLGFALSDRYLKRAGLDYWPWVHLSLWSSWEELQKTFSQARFLFFETEGSLPYWDAQFQPGDFLVFGSETFGLPTRLLSAGPCFYIPISQREVRSLNLSNSVALVLYEALRQNRTLLS, from the coding sequence ATGTTTTCGATCGTCCTTTACCGCCCGCAGATCCCTCCCAACACGGGAAATATTGCCCGCCTTTGTGCGGCAACGGGCACCCATCTGCATCTGGTGGGCCCACTAGGTTTTGCCCTTTCCGATCGCTACCTCAAGCGGGCGGGCTTGGATTACTGGCCCTGGGTTCATCTTTCCCTTTGGTCATCCTGGGAGGAATTACAAAAAACATTCTCCCAAGCCCGCTTTCTTTTCTTTGAAACAGAAGGGTCCCTTCCGTACTGGGATGCGCAGTTCCAGCCCGGAGACTTTCTCGTTTTTGGCTCGGAAACTTTTGGCCTTCCCACCCGTCTCCTTTCGGCAGGACCCTGCTTTTATATCCCGATTTCCCAACGAGAGGTTCGAAGCCTTAATCTTTCTAACTCCGTTGCTCTTGTTCTTTACGAAGCCCTCCGCCAGAATCGAACCCTCCTCTCGTGA
- the gltB gene encoding glutamate synthase large subunit — MPAMPPRWKSSLLVPPDGLPEPKDSCGVGFVANISGEKSSRILQVALSCVCALSHRGAMDADAKTGDGAGVLTQIPHDLFRKEVEALGYRLYQDEDLGVGFCFLPPHDAYVQAHCRKLIAQAIERRGLFLFGWRKVPVRRHVLGDKALATCPEMEQVLIGRPEDGVDTDEYERRLYLCRREIEQRAQEEGLTELYLPSFSSRTLVYKGLMVSPQLDKFYCDLRDPAYKTALAIYHQRYSTNTFPSWALAQPFRMVAHNGEINTILGNRLWTMARESQLEATRWGDESRWLRPILQGGGSDSAHVDNVVELLTLSGRELPHAVLMMVPPAWQAEVDLSGEERGFYEYHEAIMEAWDGPAALVWSDGRFVGACLDRNGLRPARFKITVDGMVLLGSEVGIGGVDPEEVIESGRLGPGEILAIDCHTGRLWRSRELKERYARRRPYASWVQSQQRKLKSQASLGEEGITTGDLVTEQLAFGYNEEELKLILKPMAEKGEEPVGSMGDDAPLAVLSSQPRLLYWYFRQLFAQVTNPPIDPIREKLVMSLSMRCGCRANWLEEGPEHARLLYLAGPLLTNAELAEIKQWDEPGFRSQVLSCLFPVSEGPKGLRHRLEALRKEAEKAVRAGTTFLILSDRGVTADEAPIPMLLAVGAIHHHLIRAGLRMEASLLCETGECWDVHHFACLIGFGASAVNPYLALATLVDLYQKGQLSVSNRESLLRNYRNALEKGLLKILSKMGISTLESYHGAQIFEAVAIHPEVVEECFRGVASQIGGLHYEDIAVETLRRHKNAFGETKKLPDPGVYRYRREGERHAITPPVLQALHTFLGFKGEDKAGRWEDYLRYSQAISESRPLSLRHCLAIRPGKPIPLEEVEPVEEIRKRFTTAGMSLGALSPEAHETLAIAMNRIGAKSNSGEGGEARARFFPLENGDSKNSAIKQVASGRFGVTAEYLASAEEIEIKMAQGSKPGEGGQLPGHKVNALIARLRHSTPGVALISPPPHHDIYSIEDLAQLIYDLKQVNPRARVCVKLVSEAGVGTIAAGVAKAHADVILISGHDGGTGASPLSSIKYAGTPWELGLAETQYVLLANGLRERVTLRVDGGIRTGWDIVLAAILGAEEFNFGTMALIALGCVYVRQCHLNTCPTGIATQDEKLRAKFRGKPEGVIRYVTAVAEEVRQILASMGVRTLNEIIGRTEWLEQQMIPGHPKANTLELKRLLVTAPVDETVPRYHTWERNNRKEDRPLDDVILQDAKTALQTQRPIRLEYRVQNTQRSIGTKLSGEIAFRYGDQGLPEGTIQLYLVGSAGQSLGAFLVQGVEIVLEGEANDYVGKGMSGGRIVLRPWNNSPFVPEENWICGNTVLYGATGGSFFARGRAGERFAVRNSGAIAVIEGIGDHGCEYMTGGTVVVLGRTGKNFAAGMTGGIAYVLDEEETFPARCNRDTVGLERIAGEEEGKRLAGLVYQHLEYTESATARRILKEWDRYLPLFWKVVPHPPAAVGQPQVEVAKARP, encoded by the coding sequence ATGCCTGCTATGCCTCCTCGTTGGAAAAGCTCCCTGCTTGTTCCACCGGATGGTCTCCCGGAACCTAAGGACTCCTGTGGGGTCGGGTTTGTGGCGAACATCTCCGGCGAAAAATCCTCCCGAATCCTGCAGGTTGCTCTGTCGTGTGTTTGCGCGCTTTCCCACCGGGGAGCCATGGATGCAGATGCCAAAACAGGGGATGGAGCGGGAGTGTTAACCCAGATTCCCCACGACCTATTCCGCAAGGAAGTCGAAGCTTTGGGGTATCGCCTCTACCAAGACGAGGATCTTGGGGTGGGCTTTTGCTTCCTGCCCCCTCATGACGCCTACGTGCAGGCACACTGCCGGAAACTGATTGCTCAAGCGATTGAGAGGCGAGGTCTTTTCCTCTTTGGCTGGCGCAAAGTTCCTGTCCGGCGCCACGTCTTGGGAGACAAGGCTTTAGCCACTTGTCCCGAAATGGAGCAGGTGCTCATCGGCCGTCCCGAGGATGGGGTCGACACGGACGAATACGAGCGAAGGCTTTACTTGTGTCGGCGCGAGATTGAACAGCGAGCCCAAGAGGAAGGCTTAACGGAGCTCTACCTCCCTTCCTTTTCCAGCCGGACCCTTGTGTACAAGGGGCTCATGGTTTCCCCGCAACTCGATAAGTTTTATTGCGACTTGCGAGACCCGGCCTATAAGACGGCCTTGGCCATCTATCACCAGCGTTACTCCACCAACACGTTTCCTTCTTGGGCACTGGCCCAACCCTTCCGCATGGTGGCTCATAACGGCGAGATTAATACGATCTTAGGGAACCGGCTCTGGACGATGGCACGAGAAAGTCAACTGGAAGCAACCCGCTGGGGAGATGAGAGCCGGTGGCTACGGCCGATCCTTCAAGGAGGGGGGAGTGACTCGGCCCATGTGGATAACGTGGTCGAGCTATTAACCCTGTCAGGTCGAGAACTACCTCATGCGGTTCTTATGATGGTGCCTCCAGCCTGGCAGGCGGAAGTGGATCTGAGTGGAGAGGAACGCGGTTTTTACGAGTACCACGAAGCGATCATGGAAGCTTGGGACGGACCTGCGGCGCTTGTCTGGAGCGACGGGCGCTTCGTAGGGGCTTGCTTGGATCGGAATGGTCTTCGGCCTGCCCGGTTTAAGATTACAGTGGATGGGATGGTCCTTTTGGGGTCCGAGGTAGGGATTGGGGGAGTAGATCCAGAGGAGGTCATCGAATCGGGTCGCTTGGGACCTGGAGAGATCCTCGCCATTGACTGCCACACGGGTCGACTCTGGAGGAGTCGGGAACTCAAAGAGCGTTATGCCAGACGTCGTCCCTATGCCAGTTGGGTCCAAAGCCAGCAACGGAAACTCAAAAGCCAAGCAAGTCTCGGGGAAGAAGGGATCACAACCGGGGATCTGGTAACGGAACAGCTTGCCTTTGGGTACAACGAGGAAGAGCTTAAACTCATCCTTAAGCCCATGGCCGAAAAGGGAGAAGAACCGGTGGGTTCCATGGGCGATGACGCTCCCCTGGCCGTTCTCTCTTCCCAACCGCGGCTTCTCTACTGGTACTTCCGGCAACTCTTTGCCCAGGTTACCAATCCTCCGATTGATCCTATCCGGGAAAAGCTTGTCATGTCGCTTTCCATGCGGTGTGGCTGCCGGGCCAATTGGCTCGAAGAGGGTCCGGAGCACGCCCGGCTTTTGTACTTAGCGGGGCCGCTTTTGACCAACGCGGAACTGGCAGAAATCAAACAATGGGATGAGCCGGGTTTCCGGAGCCAAGTTCTTTCGTGCCTCTTTCCGGTGTCCGAAGGCCCGAAAGGGCTCCGCCATCGTCTCGAAGCTCTTCGGAAAGAAGCGGAGAAGGCCGTACGGGCGGGGACGACGTTTCTTATCCTAAGCGACCGGGGAGTGACAGCGGACGAAGCCCCTATTCCCATGCTTTTGGCCGTAGGAGCCATCCATCATCATCTGATCCGAGCAGGGCTTCGCATGGAAGCAAGCCTTCTTTGCGAAACAGGCGAATGCTGGGATGTTCACCATTTTGCTTGCCTGATCGGTTTCGGAGCCTCCGCGGTCAACCCTTACTTGGCGCTGGCGACCCTTGTGGATCTTTACCAAAAGGGGCAGCTTTCGGTCTCGAACCGGGAAAGCCTCCTTAGAAACTACCGGAACGCACTGGAGAAGGGACTCTTAAAGATTCTGTCGAAAATGGGCATTTCAACCCTTGAGAGTTATCACGGCGCCCAGATTTTTGAAGCGGTCGCAATTCACCCGGAGGTTGTTGAGGAGTGTTTTCGTGGGGTTGCCAGCCAGATCGGGGGGTTACACTACGAAGACATCGCCGTGGAAACGCTGCGACGCCACAAGAACGCTTTTGGGGAAACGAAAAAACTTCCCGACCCCGGCGTCTATCGCTACCGAAGAGAAGGGGAGCGCCATGCGATTACCCCGCCGGTTCTCCAAGCGCTCCACACCTTTCTGGGATTTAAAGGAGAAGACAAGGCTGGGCGGTGGGAGGATTACCTGCGCTATTCGCAGGCCATTAGCGAAAGTAGGCCGCTTTCGCTGCGTCACTGTCTTGCGATCCGGCCTGGCAAACCCATTCCCCTGGAAGAGGTCGAACCGGTCGAGGAAATCCGGAAGCGTTTTACAACAGCCGGGATGTCCCTGGGCGCTCTTTCGCCAGAGGCCCATGAAACGCTGGCCATCGCCATGAATCGTATCGGGGCCAAATCCAATTCCGGAGAAGGGGGAGAGGCCAGGGCACGCTTTTTCCCCCTAGAAAATGGCGATTCGAAAAATAGCGCGATCAAGCAGGTAGCCTCGGGGCGCTTCGGTGTCACCGCAGAGTACCTAGCCAGCGCCGAGGAAATCGAAATTAAGATGGCGCAGGGTTCCAAGCCCGGAGAGGGAGGACAACTACCCGGTCACAAAGTCAATGCCCTTATCGCCCGGCTACGTCATAGTACGCCCGGAGTTGCGCTTATTTCCCCCCCTCCCCATCACGACATTTATTCCATCGAAGATCTGGCCCAGCTAATCTATGACCTTAAACAGGTAAACCCGCGTGCTAGGGTCTGCGTCAAACTTGTTTCCGAAGCGGGGGTGGGAACCATTGCTGCAGGCGTGGCCAAAGCCCACGCAGACGTGATTTTGATCAGCGGGCATGATGGGGGAACAGGTGCTTCTCCGCTCTCGTCCATCAAATACGCGGGGACTCCATGGGAACTGGGGCTTGCAGAAACACAGTATGTTCTTCTGGCCAATGGGCTTCGTGAGAGAGTCACCCTGCGTGTCGACGGGGGCATCCGGACGGGGTGGGACATTGTCCTAGCGGCCATTCTAGGCGCAGAAGAGTTTAACTTTGGGACGATGGCCCTTATTGCTCTTGGTTGCGTCTACGTGCGGCAGTGTCATCTCAACACCTGCCCGACCGGGATTGCAACCCAGGATGAAAAGCTGCGTGCCAAATTCCGAGGCAAACCCGAAGGTGTTATCCGCTACGTGACGGCGGTCGCCGAGGAAGTGAGGCAGATCTTGGCCTCCATGGGTGTTCGGACGCTAAACGAAATCATTGGCCGGACGGAATGGCTGGAACAACAAATGATTCCAGGGCACCCCAAGGCAAACACCCTGGAGCTTAAGCGACTTTTGGTGACGGCCCCCGTGGATGAAACGGTACCGAGATACCACACCTGGGAAAGGAATAATCGAAAGGAAGATCGCCCGCTGGATGACGTGATTCTTCAAGATGCGAAAACAGCTCTCCAAACGCAACGGCCCATCCGCCTGGAATATCGGGTGCAGAATACCCAGCGAAGTATTGGGACCAAACTTTCCGGTGAAATTGCGTTCCGGTATGGAGACCAGGGACTGCCGGAAGGGACCATCCAGCTTTACCTGGTCGGAAGTGCTGGTCAAAGCCTAGGGGCTTTCCTTGTTCAGGGTGTTGAGATTGTGCTTGAAGGGGAGGCCAACGATTATGTGGGCAAGGGAATGAGCGGGGGCCGAATCGTTCTACGTCCCTGGAACAATAGTCCCTTCGTGCCTGAGGAAAATTGGATTTGTGGGAACACGGTCCTCTACGGAGCAACCGGTGGGTCGTTTTTTGCTCGAGGGCGCGCTGGAGAGCGATTTGCTGTACGCAATAGTGGTGCGATCGCGGTAATCGAAGGGATTGGAGATCATGGATGCGAATACATGACAGGGGGAACCGTTGTGGTTTTGGGACGGACCGGTAAGAATTTCGCTGCAGGCATGACGGGGGGAATCGCCTACGTGTTGGACGAAGAGGAGACGTTTCCGGCTCGTTGCAATCGCGATACGGTTGGACTGGAACGGATTGCGGGGGAGGAAGAAGGCAAGCGCCTGGCTGGTCTTGTCTACCAGCACCTGGAATACACGGAAAGTGCAACGGCCCGGAGAATTCTCAAGGAGTGGGACCGCTATCTTCCCCTTTTCTGGAAGGTGGTTCCCCATCCTCCAGCTGCAGTCGGGCAACCCCAAGTCGAGGTGGCCAAGGCTCGTCCCTAG
- a CDS encoding Hsp70 family protein gives MDRKAKRSEEVTGTIRLGIDFGTTRIVTAWADRGNYPIVSLEGEEGSQAFPYFPSLVAIRGKERLFGHQAWRAQASPEWKLLRSLKRLLAHASPDTEIDLGSERVPLFSVLVEMAQELRRRLCLSLGPEIEHETLQIMLGVPAHAGTNQRFFTAEAFRLAGFDVLGLVNEPTAASLEFAQWRKTRKQSPAKILVYDLGGGTFDASLVEAGGEEHKILASEGIAELGGDDFDRILAELSLEEAKPGPIGWEELDVQERFLLLEECRQKKEALTPYSRKIVVDLGNVRGGWPLVSVSVEEYYRRCSPLIEKTLELADRLLEESLVEGVLEALYVTGGGSELPLVQRKLREAFGRKVRRSAYARTATAVGLAIAAETMSEYRLRERFHRYFGVWREGEEGKVITFDTLFPKGLELPLPGDPPVRLVRRYRAVHNVGRFRFLECNQLGPDQLPVGDVLLWDELTFPFDPAFANEKDLANVPVRRLEGCSWEIEERYACDSTGTVEVTISNVTTGHRKRYLLGRWARD, from the coding sequence ATGGACCGGAAGGCTAAACGCAGTGAAGAAGTAACGGGGACGATCCGGCTGGGGATTGATTTTGGAACGACCCGGATCGTCACTGCCTGGGCTGACCGGGGCAACTACCCCATTGTTTCCCTGGAGGGAGAAGAAGGAAGCCAAGCCTTCCCCTATTTCCCGTCGCTTGTGGCCATCCGCGGGAAAGAGCGACTCTTTGGCCACCAGGCTTGGCGAGCTCAGGCGTCACCAGAGTGGAAACTTCTGCGATCGCTGAAACGTCTATTGGCCCATGCCTCTCCGGATACCGAAATAGACCTTGGGTCCGAGAGAGTTCCGCTTTTTTCGGTTCTGGTCGAAATGGCCCAGGAACTTCGGCGCCGCCTGTGTCTCAGTCTCGGCCCAGAAATCGAACACGAAACGCTTCAAATCATGCTCGGGGTTCCGGCCCATGCGGGTACAAACCAGCGGTTTTTTACGGCCGAAGCTTTCCGGCTAGCGGGTTTTGATGTCTTAGGCCTCGTGAACGAACCTACGGCAGCCAGCTTGGAGTTTGCCCAATGGCGTAAAACTCGCAAGCAAAGCCCCGCAAAAATCCTTGTTTACGATTTGGGTGGGGGAACGTTTGATGCCTCGTTGGTCGAGGCAGGAGGGGAGGAACACAAGATTCTTGCTTCAGAAGGAATTGCCGAGCTAGGAGGAGATGATTTTGACCGGATCCTAGCGGAGCTTTCCCTAGAAGAAGCCAAACCCGGACCGATTGGCTGGGAGGAACTGGATGTTCAGGAAAGATTTCTTTTGCTAGAAGAGTGTCGCCAGAAAAAGGAAGCTCTCACACCCTATAGTCGAAAGATTGTTGTGGACCTTGGAAACGTACGAGGGGGTTGGCCACTGGTTTCCGTGAGTGTGGAAGAGTATTACCGCCGTTGCTCTCCCCTGATTGAAAAAACGCTGGAGCTGGCCGACCGGCTCCTCGAGGAATCGTTGGTGGAAGGGGTTCTAGAAGCCCTCTACGTCACGGGAGGAGGCAGTGAGCTGCCGCTTGTTCAACGGAAACTACGGGAAGCTTTTGGTCGAAAGGTGCGTCGCAGTGCCTATGCCCGAACCGCTACAGCTGTCGGGCTTGCGATTGCTGCTGAAACGATGAGCGAATATCGCCTACGAGAACGTTTCCATCGTTACTTTGGTGTATGGCGCGAAGGGGAAGAAGGAAAGGTGATTACTTTTGACACGCTTTTCCCCAAAGGGCTAGAGCTTCCCCTGCCTGGGGACCCTCCGGTGCGGCTGGTTCGGCGTTACCGGGCAGTTCATAACGTGGGCCGGTTTCGATTCTTGGAATGCAACCAGCTGGGTCCTGACCAGCTCCCGGTGGGAGACGTGCTTCTATGGGACGAGCTCACATTTCCCTTCGATCCAGCGTTCGCCAATGAAAAGGACCTGGCTAACGTCCCGGTACGACGGCTGGAGGGATGTTCCTGGGAAATCGAAGAACGTTACGCGTGTGATTCGACCGGGACGGTCGAGGTCACGATTTCCAATGTAACCACAGGACATCGGAAGAGGTATCTTCTGGGGAGATGGGCAAGGGACTAA
- the truA gene encoding tRNA pseudouridine(38-40) synthase TruA, protein MAGEHSRKGILGHKLTLAYVGTAFSGWQRQKGRRTVQAVLEEAIQRIWEAPILVAAAGRTDAGVHALGQVASFAAPGKLSPEKLVFALNYHLPPDVRVMAVEWVEPEFHARFDCRAKTYEYRIWNAPVLDPFEWMRAWHIPHPLELEPMQQAASTLVGTHDFGSFASSTGRPVRNTVRTVFSLTLEERRPWIVIRVQADGFLYHMARKIAAALVRIGKGKLSPLCVQKLLREPRGHTLFGAAPPWGLYFCHALYPSPEERTRRRDNRPKG, encoded by the coding sequence GTGGCCGGAGAACACTCGCGTAAGGGGATTCTTGGGCACAAGCTCACGCTGGCCTACGTAGGAACGGCTTTTTCTGGATGGCAACGCCAAAAAGGAAGGCGAACCGTCCAAGCGGTTTTGGAAGAGGCGATCCAGCGGATCTGGGAGGCCCCCATCTTGGTAGCGGCCGCTGGAAGGACCGATGCTGGAGTCCATGCTCTGGGACAGGTTGCCTCGTTTGCGGCCCCAGGGAAGCTTTCCCCCGAAAAATTGGTTTTTGCCCTCAACTACCATCTTCCCCCAGATGTCCGCGTGATGGCCGTGGAATGGGTTGAGCCGGAGTTTCATGCGCGTTTCGACTGCCGAGCCAAAACCTACGAGTACCGAATCTGGAACGCCCCCGTGCTGGATCCGTTTGAGTGGATGCGGGCCTGGCACATCCCCCACCCACTGGAGCTCGAACCCATGCAGCAAGCAGCCTCGACTTTGGTCGGCACGCATGACTTTGGGTCGTTTGCCTCCTCAACGGGGCGACCCGTCCGCAACACTGTCCGGACCGTCTTTTCCCTTACCCTAGAGGAAAGAAGACCCTGGATCGTCATCCGTGTCCAGGCGGACGGTTTTCTTTATCACATGGCAAGGAAGATCGCGGCAGCCCTTGTCCGGATAGGGAAAGGAAAGCTTTCTCCCCTGTGCGTCCAGAAACTCTTGCGCGAGCCCCGGGGACATACCCTTTTTGGCGCCGCTCCTCCCTGGGGGCTATATTTTTGCCACGCCCTGTACCCTTCGCCGGAAGAAAGAACCCGAAGAAGAGACAATAGACCGAAGGGGTAG
- the ruvX gene encoding Holliday junction resolvase RuvX, protein MRILALDYGSKRVGLAVSDPTGTLATPLGTLPAEPFSKFLEELRQITARYEVGVILIGWPKNMNGTVGPSAHRVLLFASRIQAELSLRVELRDERWTTRQALRQLQALYPGKSRSQKRRKKKDGVSAAIILQTFLEERQAQNCGENRL, encoded by the coding sequence ATGCGCATCTTAGCCTTAGACTATGGCTCAAAACGGGTCGGTCTTGCCGTAAGCGACCCAACTGGGACTCTGGCAACCCCGCTTGGCACGTTACCGGCAGAACCCTTTTCCAAGTTCTTGGAGGAACTGCGCCAAATCACGGCACGTTATGAGGTGGGAGTAATTCTTATTGGTTGGCCCAAAAACATGAATGGGACTGTAGGCCCATCCGCCCATCGGGTTCTTCTTTTTGCCTCTCGTATACAAGCCGAACTTTCCCTACGGGTCGAACTGAGGGACGAGCGGTGGACGACCCGACAAGCCCTCCGGCAACTTCAAGCCCTTTATCCGGGAAAGAGCCGATCCCAAAAGCGAAGGAAAAAAAAAGACGGCGTAAGTGCCGCCATTATTCTACAGACATTCTTAGAAGAGAGGCAGGCGCAAAACTGTGGGGAAAATCGCCTTTAG